In Isoptericola jiangsuensis, the following proteins share a genomic window:
- a CDS encoding O-succinylhomoserine sulfhydrylase, which translates to MSRVEIPTGPGANPELLGGSGRGPLPGSARPATLAVRGGHRRSDFNETSEGLFLTQGYVYDSAADAEAAFSGDHSRFVYSRYGNPTVRTFEERLRLVEGAEACYATASGMSAVFTTLAALVSQGSRIVSARALFGSTNVIYSEILAKWGVQVDLVDGHVASQWEEALSTPADVVFFETPSNPMQDLVDMRLVCDLAHAAGAVVVVDNVFATPILQRPLEFGADVVVYSATKHIDGQGRVLGGAILGSAEFVGGPVETFLRHTGPSLSPFNAWVLLKGLETLDVRVRAQNASALQVAQALDGLDGVTGVRYPFLPSHPQHELALAQQSGGGTVVTFDLDVPEGTSPEAAKKHTFAFLDALRVVDISNNLGDAKSLVTHPATTTHRKLGAEGRAAVGITETTVRLSIGLEDPLDLIEDVTQALHA; encoded by the coding sequence ATGAGCCGCGTCGAGATCCCCACCGGGCCGGGCGCGAACCCCGAGCTGCTGGGCGGGTCCGGCCGCGGCCCCCTGCCCGGGAGCGCGCGACCCGCGACGCTCGCCGTCCGCGGCGGGCACCGCCGCTCCGACTTCAACGAGACCTCCGAGGGCCTGTTCCTCACGCAGGGCTACGTGTACGACTCGGCCGCCGACGCCGAGGCCGCGTTCTCCGGCGACCACTCGCGGTTCGTCTACTCGCGGTACGGCAACCCCACGGTGCGCACGTTCGAGGAGCGGCTGCGCCTCGTCGAGGGCGCCGAGGCCTGCTACGCCACCGCGTCCGGCATGTCCGCGGTGTTCACCACGCTCGCGGCCCTCGTCTCGCAGGGCTCCCGCATCGTGTCCGCCCGCGCGCTGTTCGGCTCCACGAACGTCATCTACTCCGAGATCCTCGCCAAGTGGGGCGTGCAGGTCGACCTCGTCGACGGGCACGTCGCCTCCCAGTGGGAGGAGGCGCTGTCCACCCCCGCGGACGTCGTGTTCTTCGAGACGCCGTCCAACCCCATGCAGGACCTCGTCGACATGCGGCTCGTGTGCGACCTCGCGCACGCGGCGGGCGCCGTCGTCGTGGTGGACAACGTGTTCGCCACCCCGATCCTCCAGCGCCCCCTCGAGTTCGGCGCGGACGTCGTCGTGTACTCCGCGACCAAGCACATCGACGGCCAGGGCCGCGTGCTCGGCGGCGCGATCCTCGGCTCGGCCGAGTTCGTCGGCGGTCCCGTCGAGACGTTCCTGCGGCACACCGGGCCGTCGCTGTCCCCGTTCAACGCGTGGGTGCTGCTCAAGGGCCTCGAGACCCTCGACGTCCGGGTGCGCGCCCAGAACGCCTCCGCGCTCCAGGTCGCCCAGGCCCTCGACGGGCTCGACGGCGTGACCGGGGTGCGCTACCCGTTCCTGCCCTCGCACCCCCAGCACGAGCTCGCCCTGGCGCAGCAGTCCGGCGGCGGCACCGTCGTGACGTTCGACCTCGACGTCCCCGAGGGCACCTCCCCCGAGGCCGCGAAGAAGCACACCTTCGCGTTCCTCGACGCGCTGCGCGTCGTCGACATCTCCAACAACCTCGGTGACGCGAAGTCCCTCGTCACGCACCCGGCGACGACCACGCACCGCAAGCTGGGCGCCGAGGGCCGCGCCGCCGTCGGCATCACCGAGACCACGGTGCGGCTGTCGATCGGCCTGGAGGACCCGCTGGACCTCATCGAGGACGTCACGCAGGCCCTGCACGCCTGA
- a CDS encoding rhodanese-like domain-containing protein codes for MTATVQARPAEGYAGDITPQQAWDLLATTPDAVLVDVRTEGEWRLVGVPDVAGLDKQVVFTQWVTSDGRPNPGFLTELQAAGVTGDGPVVFLCRSGQRSIGAARLATSAGIAPSYNVLEGFEGAPGLNGIRDREGWKVAGLPCAEYAR; via the coding sequence ATGACCGCGACCGTGCAGGCACGCCCCGCCGAGGGCTACGCCGGAGACATCACCCCGCAGCAGGCGTGGGACCTGCTCGCCACCACCCCCGACGCCGTGCTCGTCGACGTCCGCACCGAGGGCGAGTGGCGCCTCGTCGGCGTGCCGGACGTCGCCGGGCTCGACAAGCAGGTCGTCTTCACCCAGTGGGTGACCTCCGACGGCCGCCCCAACCCCGGGTTCCTCACCGAGCTCCAGGCCGCCGGCGTCACCGGCGACGGCCCCGTGGTGTTCCTGTGCCGCTCCGGGCAGCGCTCCATCGGCGCCGCCCGCCTCGCGACGTCCGCCGGGATCGCACCGTCGTACAACGTCCTGGAGGGCTTCGAGGGCGCGCCGGGCCTGAACGGCATCCGTGACCGCGAGGGCTGGAAGGTCGCCGGCCTGCCGTGTGCGGAGTACGCCCGATGA
- a CDS encoding aminotransferase class V-fold PLP-dependent enzyme: MTTLTEAPTCPQVDTVADLAPVLPVAGQDTLAPLVDGRRVPYANLDVAASAPALQSVADRVAATLPLYASVHRGAGYLSQVSTALYEQARRTIGEFVGAREDDVTVVVRNTTDALNLLAGCVPATADGAPGRVLVLDVEHHANFLPWQREADTTVVTGKDTAAATVQALRDELADGAAAGRGYALLAVTGASNVTGEAPDVAALVAAAHDHGARLLLDGAQLVPHRRFSLADTGVDYVAFSGHKTYAPFGGGALVGRRDWLDTGTPYLAGGGAVRRVRTDSTEWHDAPARHEAGSPNVLGAVSLAAACQALAEVDPAELREHEDTLRRRLVAGLSAIDGVDVVHLWPDAADTVGVVTFTVAGCDAGLVAAYLSAEHGIGVRDGRFCAHPLLARLGLDGGAVRASVGVGTAGEEVERLVAAVAALVADGPRARYDVVDGLWVVVDDPRPVPEGSGLEGLLATAALGAEDAVGCLPD, encoded by the coding sequence ATGACCACGCTCACCGAGGCCCCCACGTGTCCGCAGGTCGACACCGTCGCCGACCTCGCCCCCGTCCTGCCCGTCGCCGGGCAGGACACCCTCGCCCCCCTCGTCGACGGCCGCCGCGTCCCGTACGCGAACCTCGACGTCGCCGCCTCCGCCCCGGCCCTGCAGTCCGTCGCCGACCGCGTCGCCGCGACGCTCCCGCTGTACGCCTCCGTGCACCGCGGCGCCGGGTACCTCTCGCAGGTCTCCACCGCCCTGTACGAGCAGGCCCGCCGCACCATCGGCGAGTTCGTCGGCGCACGCGAGGACGACGTCACCGTCGTCGTGCGCAACACCACCGACGCCCTCAACCTGCTGGCCGGCTGCGTCCCCGCGACCGCCGACGGCGCGCCCGGCCGCGTGCTCGTCCTCGACGTCGAGCACCACGCGAACTTCCTGCCCTGGCAGCGGGAGGCCGACACGACCGTCGTCACCGGCAAGGACACCGCCGCCGCGACGGTCCAGGCGCTGCGCGACGAGCTCGCCGACGGTGCTGCCGCGGGTCGCGGCTACGCCCTGCTCGCCGTCACCGGCGCGTCGAACGTGACCGGGGAGGCCCCCGACGTCGCCGCGCTGGTGGCCGCCGCCCACGACCACGGCGCCCGGCTCCTGCTCGACGGCGCCCAGCTCGTGCCGCACCGCCGCTTCTCCCTGGCGGACACCGGCGTCGACTACGTCGCGTTCTCCGGCCACAAGACCTACGCCCCGTTCGGCGGCGGCGCCCTCGTCGGCCGCCGCGACTGGCTCGACACCGGCACCCCGTACCTCGCCGGCGGCGGCGCCGTCCGGCGGGTCCGCACCGACTCCACCGAGTGGCACGACGCCCCGGCCCGGCACGAGGCCGGGTCGCCCAACGTCCTCGGCGCCGTGTCGCTGGCCGCCGCCTGCCAGGCGCTCGCCGAGGTCGACCCCGCCGAGCTGCGCGAGCACGAGGACACCCTGCGCCGCCGCCTCGTCGCCGGCCTGTCCGCGATCGACGGCGTGGACGTCGTCCACCTGTGGCCCGACGCCGCCGACACCGTGGGCGTCGTGACGTTCACCGTGGCGGGCTGCGACGCGGGCCTCGTCGCCGCCTACCTGTCCGCCGAGCACGGCATCGGCGTGCGCGACGGCCGGTTCTGCGCCCACCCGCTGCTCGCCCGCCTCGGCCTCGACGGCGGCGCCGTGCGTGCGTCCGTCGGCGTCGGCACCGCCGGCGAGGAGGTCGAGCGGCTGGTCGCGGCCGTCGCCGCCCTCGTCGCGGACGGGCCGCGCGCGCGGTACGACGTCGTCGACGGGCTGTGGGTCGTGGTCGACGACCCGCGCCCCGTCCCCGAGGGCTCCGGGCTGGAGGGCCTGCTCGCCACCGCCGCCCTGGGCGCGGAGGACGCCGTCGGCTGCCTGCCCGACTGA
- a CDS encoding redoxin family protein, with the protein MITDPQTPAPGSTFPALELVAPDGAHRTLSDVLDGRPAVVHLMRSATCPVCLAHAAHVQRMHDAGELGGAAFLLLAPGDAAEAATAAQRAARRSPVAEVWATGDGHGAAGLDKVALLQHSGTFVLDGAGTVLAARTAALPPASFDAAEVRGALAALRDTA; encoded by the coding sequence ATGATCACCGACCCGCAGACTCCCGCGCCCGGCAGCACCTTCCCGGCGCTCGAGCTCGTCGCCCCCGACGGCGCGCACCGCACCCTGTCCGACGTGCTCGACGGCCGCCCCGCCGTCGTCCACCTCATGCGGTCCGCCACCTGTCCCGTCTGCCTCGCGCACGCCGCGCACGTGCAGCGGATGCACGACGCCGGGGAGCTGGGCGGCGCCGCGTTCCTCCTGCTCGCGCCGGGCGACGCCGCCGAGGCGGCCACCGCCGCCCAGCGGGCCGCACGCCGCTCCCCCGTCGCCGAGGTCTGGGCCACGGGCGACGGTCACGGCGCGGCCGGGCTCGACAAGGTCGCCCTGCTCCAGCACAGCGGCACGTTCGTGCTCGACGGCGCCGGGACGGTGCTCGCGGCCCGCACGGCCGCGCTCCCGCCCGCGAGCTTCGACGCCGCCGAGGTCCGCGGCGCGCTCGCCGCGTTGCGCGACACGGCCTGA
- a CDS encoding MarR family winged helix-turn-helix transcriptional regulator codes for MTEDAIARFAAQSRDDLGFLLLAAADAVVAATLAEVAAQGHPDVRRVHVPVFAHVDATGTTISTLAERAGVSRQAMTGVVRELERLGYAATAPDPADRRALRVTLTPLGAGYCDAATAVSRRLTDRWADRLGADAVDLLRTQLRGLAAGTPD; via the coding sequence TTGACCGAGGACGCCATCGCCCGCTTCGCCGCCCAGTCCCGTGACGACCTCGGCTTCCTGCTGCTCGCCGCCGCCGACGCCGTCGTCGCCGCGACGCTCGCCGAGGTCGCCGCGCAGGGGCACCCCGACGTCCGCCGCGTCCACGTGCCCGTCTTCGCGCACGTCGACGCCACCGGCACCACCATCAGCACCCTCGCCGAACGCGCCGGCGTCTCCCGGCAGGCCATGACCGGCGTCGTGCGCGAGCTCGAACGCCTCGGCTACGCCGCCACCGCGCCCGACCCCGCCGACCGCCGCGCCCTGCGCGTCACCCTCACCCCGCTCGGCGCCGGCTACTGCGACGCCGCCACCGCCGTCAGCCGCCGCCTCACCGACCGGTGGGCCGACCGCCTCGGCGCCGACGCCGTCGACCTTCTGCGCACCCAGCTCCGCGGCCTC